The Sulfurihydrogenibium sp. genome segment AATTCATCAGGAAACTCATTCTTTAAAGGTGCCATATGACTGTCCCACTCTAAACCAAACTTACATTCATGACAGGATTTATGTTCAAATTTTTCACCTTTTTCTATAGCCTTTTCTAAATTAGATATGCAAATAGCATGCTGAGCAATCAACATATCCGCTTCATCAAGAAACTCTTTTATTCTTGCTAATGACATCTTTACGCCCTCTCTTTAAAGACTTCTTATAAGTCTGTTTCTAATTTAAAAGCTTCTAGTCCAATAGCACTTTTTAAAAATACCTAAGGTAATTCCTTGTTTGAGCATATAATCTGCTTAATTTTACCATATATTAAATTTATAATCAAAAATTAAAAATTTGAAGTTTTATAAACCACCGATATAAAATTTTTGCCTAATTATTATGCCAAGGTGGTCAAAATGGCGAAAGATTTTGTTCATTTACATTTACACTCTCATTATTCACTACTTGATGGAATGATAAAGCCAAAAGAGCTTGCAAAAAAAGCGGTTGAATATGGATATAAAGCAGTTGGTCTTACTGACCATGGAAATATCTTTGGAGCTGTCGAGTTTTATGAAGAAATGAGAAAAGTCGGCGTTAAGCC includes the following:
- a CDS encoding CZB domain-containing protein codes for the protein MSLARIKEFLDEADMLIAQHAICISNLEKAIEKGEKFEHKSCHECKFGLEWDSHMAPLKNEFPDELRSLVEKIEKIHCEFHEISMQIDTKNPQPSDRENLDRMEKLSTLLLQNLLAFRRLLNLE